Proteins encoded by one window of Thalassoglobus sp. JC818:
- a CDS encoding response regulator, producing MQVQPTATVHIVDDDHQMRSLIVNIVRSINLEPRVFASADEFVRDYDGQPGCLVSDFKMPGMDGLELLESLNSLGICLPCILITGHADVPLAIRAMKSHAADMIEKPFLPQVLIESILKAVELDRRNRDSSERSLEIGRSIESLTPREKEVLEGVVSGMANKQMAYKMDVSTKTIEVHRRNMMQKMRFHSVAELVTAVTEHRLLQTENSGV from the coding sequence ATGCAGGTACAACCGACAGCGACTGTTCATATCGTCGATGATGATCATCAAATGCGCAGCTTAATCGTTAATATCGTTAGATCCATAAATTTAGAACCGCGAGTCTTTGCCTCCGCTGATGAATTTGTTCGCGACTACGACGGACAACCGGGCTGCCTTGTCTCCGATTTCAAAATGCCGGGCATGGACGGACTGGAACTTCTGGAATCACTCAACTCTCTCGGAATCTGTCTTCCGTGTATTTTGATTACTGGTCATGCGGATGTTCCGCTCGCGATCCGGGCGATGAAGTCACATGCTGCCGACATGATTGAGAAGCCATTTCTCCCGCAAGTGCTGATCGAAAGTATTCTTAAAGCCGTCGAACTTGATCGGCGAAATCGAGATTCGAGTGAAAGATCACTCGAAATCGGACGTTCGATTGAATCGTTAACACCTCGCGAAAAAGAAGTTCTCGAAGGCGTCGTTTCAGGAATGGCGAACAAACAGATGGCCTACAAGATGGATGTGTCTACGAAGACCATCGAGGTACACCGTCGAAACATGATGCAGAAGATGCGTTTTCATTCAGTCGCTGAACTCGTCACAGCTGTCACCGAACATCGACTTCTCCAGACCGAAAACTCTGGCGTCTGA